A genomic segment from Luteibacter aegosomatis encodes:
- the nudC gene encoding NAD(+) diphosphatase, with amino-acid sequence MSVEAERDKAMATRARENVFGGVDIDRMAERRDDRLWVEDTERSADARFLVLDEEGRAFVQAGIDRPCWMTPSMRAERFGDVPSTLLGLADGNAWFTLVLDEAHAEIYATLTHARRMSLREAGLLFDAFDAGLFAYAKGITHWQRQTRFCSLCGAPTLLVSSGHRAQCTNPHGPHLHFPRTDAAIIVIVEEGDACLLGRQRGWPKGRYSTLAGFIEPGESLEDAVRREVREESGVEVLHATYHSSQPWPLPASLMVGFTATAKTREIRLRDDELEDARWFTVDDIVRGMAEGTLGVPPPLSVSYRLIEHWLALRGVSLDELIAETAGRA; translated from the coding sequence GTGAGCGTCGAGGCCGAACGCGACAAGGCGATGGCGACGCGTGCCCGCGAGAACGTGTTCGGTGGCGTCGACATCGACCGCATGGCCGAGCGCCGCGACGACCGCCTTTGGGTGGAAGACACCGAACGGAGCGCCGATGCCCGCTTCCTCGTGCTCGATGAAGAAGGCCGGGCGTTCGTCCAGGCGGGCATCGACCGGCCCTGCTGGATGACGCCGAGCATGCGCGCCGAACGCTTCGGCGACGTGCCGTCGACCCTGCTCGGCCTCGCGGACGGAAACGCCTGGTTCACCCTGGTGCTCGACGAGGCGCATGCCGAGATCTATGCCACGCTGACCCATGCCCGTCGCATGTCGTTGCGCGAAGCGGGCCTGCTTTTCGACGCGTTCGACGCCGGCCTGTTCGCCTACGCCAAGGGCATCACCCACTGGCAACGGCAGACCCGTTTCTGCAGCCTGTGCGGCGCGCCCACCCTGCTCGTATCCAGCGGCCACCGGGCGCAGTGCACCAACCCGCATGGCCCCCACCTGCACTTTCCGCGCACGGATGCCGCGATCATCGTCATCGTCGAAGAGGGCGATGCCTGCCTGCTCGGCCGCCAGCGCGGCTGGCCGAAGGGTCGCTATTCCACGCTCGCCGGATTCATCGAACCGGGCGAATCGCTCGAAGATGCCGTGCGCCGCGAGGTGCGCGAGGAGTCCGGCGTCGAAGTGCTCCATGCCACGTACCACTCGTCGCAGCCGTGGCCGTTGCCCGCGTCGCTGATGGTGGGTTTTACCGCCACCGCGAAAACCCGGGAAATCCGCCTGCGTGACGATGAGCTGGAAGATGCGCGCTGGTTCACGGTCGACGACATCGTGCGCGGCATGGCCGAGGGCACGCTGGGCGTTCCGCCGCCGCTCTCCGTTTCCTACCGGCTCATCGAACACTGGCTCGCGCTTCGCGGCGTCAGCCTCGACGAACTGATCGCCGAGACCGCCGGAAGGGCGTGA
- a CDS encoding AMP-binding protein — MSIVQGFLGRIAAPSLPLLAGSPSRVVAWRDGAAVSAGEFLAHVRLVAEALPDAVGAVNLCEDRYAFLVAFAALALRGQFNLLPPSRAPHAVDEVMGHHPGAYAIGEQALDPAPVGYLRMPPLSRMAPAYGDVPMVAADHVVAIGYTSGSTGKPKPNVKTWGSFVASNAGNGHMLSVVLGDTFHTVATVPPQHMYGLEMSVVMPLLSDVGIHAGRPFFPADVATALASLPEPRVLVITPVHLRALVESGVTLPPLGAIVSATAPMPVDLAMAAEARFGAPLCEVFGSTETCVFASRRTSTEEDWTLYDGVALHPQPDGTLVDAPQLSEPVVLADIVTLHDEGRRFRLRGRNTDLLEIAGKRASLGDLNRRLLAIEGVRDGVLFQLDEADASGVRRIAGLVVAPGLSEQQVLAALRVAMDPVFLPRPLRVVDQLPRNETGKLPRTELMALIRPAL, encoded by the coding sequence TTGTCCATCGTCCAAGGGTTCCTGGGGCGCATCGCCGCGCCATCGTTGCCGCTGCTCGCGGGTTCGCCGTCGCGCGTGGTCGCCTGGCGTGACGGCGCCGCCGTCAGCGCGGGCGAATTCCTCGCCCACGTACGGCTCGTGGCGGAGGCGCTGCCGGACGCCGTCGGCGCGGTCAACCTCTGCGAAGACCGCTACGCCTTCCTGGTCGCCTTCGCCGCACTGGCGTTGCGCGGCCAGTTCAACCTGCTGCCGCCGTCGCGCGCGCCGCATGCGGTCGACGAGGTGATGGGCCACCACCCGGGCGCCTATGCCATCGGCGAGCAGGCGCTCGACCCGGCGCCCGTGGGCTACCTGCGCATGCCGCCGCTCTCGCGCATGGCCCCGGCTTACGGCGACGTGCCCATGGTCGCGGCCGACCACGTCGTGGCCATCGGTTACACCTCCGGCTCCACCGGCAAGCCCAAGCCCAACGTGAAGACCTGGGGTTCGTTCGTGGCCAGCAACGCGGGCAACGGGCACATGCTCTCGGTCGTGCTGGGCGATACCTTCCATACCGTCGCCACCGTACCGCCGCAGCACATGTACGGGCTGGAGATGTCCGTGGTGATGCCGCTGCTGTCCGACGTGGGCATCCATGCGGGGCGGCCGTTCTTCCCCGCCGACGTGGCCACGGCGCTCGCCTCGTTGCCCGAGCCCCGCGTGCTCGTCATCACCCCCGTGCACCTGCGCGCCCTCGTCGAATCCGGCGTGACGCTGCCGCCGCTCGGGGCCATCGTGTCCGCGACGGCGCCGATGCCGGTCGATCTGGCGATGGCGGCGGAAGCCCGTTTCGGCGCGCCGTTGTGCGAGGTGTTCGGCTCGACGGAAACCTGCGTGTTCGCCAGCCGTCGCACCTCCACCGAAGAAGACTGGACGCTGTACGACGGCGTGGCACTGCATCCGCAGCCCGACGGCACGCTCGTGGATGCGCCGCAGTTGTCCGAGCCGGTGGTGCTCGCCGACATCGTCACGTTGCACGACGAGGGGCGCCGTTTCCGTCTTCGCGGCCGCAATACCGATCTGCTGGAAATCGCCGGCAAACGCGCCTCGCTGGGCGACCTCAACCGTCGCCTGCTGGCGATCGAGGGCGTGCGTGACGGCGTGCTCTTCCAGCTCGACGAGGCCGATGCATCCGGCGTGCGTCGCATCGCCGGGCTCGTGGTGGCGCCGGGGCTCTCGGAGCAGCAGGTGCTGGCGGCGCTGCGCGTGGCGATGGACCCGGTGTTCCTGCCGCGGCCCTTGCGTGTCGTCGACCAGTTGCCTCGCAACGAGACCGGCAAGCTGCCGCGCACGGAATTGATGGCGCTGATCCGACCGGCCCTTTGA
- the purD gene encoding phosphoribosylamine--glycine ligase → MKVLVIGSGGREHALAWKLAQSPRVDEVIVAPGNAGTAIEPKLRNAAVAVTDIDGLLALARHEGIGLTVVGPEVPLVAGVVDRFTAEGLRCFGPRAAAAQLEGSKAFAKDFLARHGIPTAHYAVFTDLAPALAHVREKGAPIVIKADGLAAGKGVVVAMTLAEAEAALTDMLGGKAFGDASSRVVIEEFLDGEEASFIVIADGTHALPMATSQDHKRRDEGDKGPNTGGMGAYSPAPVVTDEVSARVMREIIEPTLAGMAKDGVPFTGFLYAGLMIDAHGAPKVIEFNVRFGDPETQPIMLRLRSDLVDLVEAALDGDVGRVRAEWYARPSLGVVIAAGGYPGKVRGGDVITGADADFGPDVKVFHAGTATDAEGRPVTAGGRVLTVCALGDDIADARAKAYAATDRIRFVDAFHRRDIAHRALSRS, encoded by the coding sequence ATGAAAGTCCTCGTCATCGGCAGCGGCGGTCGCGAACACGCGCTGGCCTGGAAACTCGCGCAGTCGCCGCGCGTGGACGAGGTGATCGTGGCACCGGGCAATGCCGGCACGGCGATCGAGCCGAAGCTGCGCAACGCGGCCGTGGCCGTGACCGACATCGACGGCCTCCTGGCGCTGGCCAGGCATGAGGGCATCGGCCTGACCGTGGTCGGCCCCGAGGTACCGCTGGTCGCCGGCGTGGTCGACCGTTTCACGGCCGAAGGCCTGCGCTGCTTCGGTCCCCGCGCGGCGGCCGCGCAACTGGAAGGCAGCAAGGCCTTCGCCAAGGATTTCCTTGCCCGCCACGGCATTCCCACGGCGCATTACGCCGTGTTCACCGACCTGGCCCCCGCGCTGGCGCACGTGCGCGAGAAGGGTGCGCCCATCGTCATCAAGGCCGACGGCCTCGCGGCAGGCAAGGGCGTGGTGGTGGCGATGACGCTGGCCGAAGCCGAAGCGGCGCTCACCGACATGCTCGGCGGCAAGGCGTTCGGCGACGCCTCTTCGCGCGTGGTCATCGAGGAATTCCTCGACGGCGAGGAAGCCAGCTTCATCGTCATCGCCGACGGCACGCACGCGTTGCCGATGGCCACCAGCCAGGACCACAAGCGTCGCGACGAAGGCGACAAGGGTCCGAACACCGGTGGCATGGGCGCGTATTCGCCGGCCCCGGTGGTGACCGACGAGGTCTCCGCGCGCGTCATGCGCGAGATCATCGAGCCCACGCTGGCGGGCATGGCGAAGGACGGCGTGCCGTTCACCGGTTTCCTCTATGCGGGCCTGATGATCGATGCGCACGGCGCGCCGAAGGTCATCGAATTCAACGTGCGTTTCGGCGATCCGGAAACGCAGCCGATCATGCTCCGCCTGCGTTCCGACCTGGTGGATCTCGTCGAGGCGGCGCTCGACGGCGACGTGGGCCGCGTGCGGGCCGAGTGGTATGCACGTCCGTCGCTGGGCGTGGTGATCGCCGCGGGCGGCTATCCGGGCAAGGTGCGCGGCGGCGACGTCATCACCGGTGCCGATGCGGATTTCGGGCCGGACGTGAAGGTGTTCCACGCGGGCACGGCCACCGATGCCGAGGGCCGTCCCGTCACGGCCGGCGGACGCGTGCTTACCGTGTGCGCGCTGGGCGACGACATCGCCGACGCGCGTGCGAAAGCCTATGCGGCCACCGATCGCATCCGGTTCGTCGATGCGTTCCATCGGCGCGACATCGCCCATCGCGCACTCTCCCGCAGCTGA
- a CDS encoding cobalamin biosynthesis protein encodes MALRLLAVFVALVICWSVPQLSRWRDDRWFRGWVNRLGDLSGPGRVAVAWLVPLVACALVAGILQALPFFDIAWFVFAVIVLVYTLGPREVEADIDGVLRASDTLRRDEAVVRLQHDEEPLPWFAPALVEAAFYAALRRRFGVLFWFFVFGPVGAFGYRLAQWLGRQASLALDGDTRTAARRLADALDWIPAHLMVFAMALVSDFDAVVGAWKHWHRQSGSPRSRLEPDFLGAVARAGVDADVEAGDGYVQDVSDPLAELEDARRVIRRVLVVWLAVVAVIVLGAWFA; translated from the coding sequence ATGGCCCTACGCCTTCTTGCCGTTTTCGTCGCCCTGGTCATCTGCTGGAGCGTGCCGCAACTTTCCCGCTGGCGCGATGATCGCTGGTTCCGAGGATGGGTGAATCGCCTGGGCGACCTGTCCGGCCCGGGACGCGTCGCCGTGGCATGGCTCGTGCCGCTCGTCGCCTGCGCGCTCGTCGCCGGCATCCTGCAGGCCCTGCCCTTCTTCGACATCGCGTGGTTCGTCTTCGCGGTGATCGTGCTCGTCTACACGTTGGGGCCGCGCGAGGTCGAGGCCGATATCGACGGCGTCCTTCGCGCCTCCGACACCTTGCGCCGTGACGAGGCCGTCGTACGCCTGCAGCACGACGAGGAGCCCCTGCCCTGGTTCGCGCCCGCGCTGGTCGAAGCCGCGTTCTACGCGGCGCTGCGCCGCCGCTTCGGCGTACTGTTCTGGTTCTTCGTCTTCGGCCCGGTCGGCGCCTTCGGCTATCGGCTGGCCCAGTGGCTGGGCCGCCAGGCATCGTTGGCGCTCGACGGCGACACCCGTACCGCCGCGCGGCGCCTGGCCGACGCGCTCGACTGGATCCCCGCGCACCTGATGGTATTCGCCATGGCGCTGGTGTCCGATTTCGATGCGGTGGTCGGTGCGTGGAAGCACTGGCACCGGCAATCGGGCAGCCCGCGCTCGCGACTGGAGCCCGATTTCCTCGGTGCCGTGGCCCGTGCGGGCGTCGATGCCGACGTGGAGGCCGGCGACGGCTACGTGCAGGACGTGAGCGACCCCCTCGCCGAGCTGGAGGATGCGCGCCGGGTGATTCGTCGCGTGCTGGTGGTGTGGCTGGCCGTGGTGGCGGTGATCGTGCTCGGAGCGTGGTTCGCCTGA
- a CDS encoding DNA topoisomerase I, which produces MAKNLLIVESPAKAKTINKYLGTDFQVLASYGHVRDLRPKEGAVDPDHGFAMAYEVIDRNEKHVDAIAKAASKASSIYLATDLDREGEAISWHISEILRERGLLEGKDVQRVVFSEITPKAIKEAVANPRKLSHDLVDAQQARRALDYLVGFNLSPVLWRKVQRGLSAGRVQSPALRMIVERELEIEAFKAREYWTIQASLAHPEGAFEARLVKLHGKKFEQFDLTNEADAQAARTALEKAAAGRFTVGEVSSRERKRRPAPPFTTSTLQQEAARKLGFSTSRTMRVAQGLYEGVALGSEGNVGLITYMRTDSVALSDDAVAELRDLIGRDYGRTALPDGPQVYKSKSKNAQEAHEAVRPTSAMRTPRSVASFLNDDQRKLYELIWKRTVACQMVHATLNTVSVEFPVADSAFRSTGTTVVDPGFLAVYEEGKDQKNEDDDEQRRLPRLTQGDVVPVSAIDADQHFTEPPPRYSEASLVKTLEEYGIGRPSTYASIIQVLISREYVLLENRRFRPTDVGRAVSQFLSGHFAQYVDYDFTARLEDELDAVSRGEEQWVPLLERFWQPFKTLVDDKTESVDRSEATGARELGNDPKSGKPVSVRLGRYGAYAQIGSKDDEDKPTYASLRPGQSMHTITLDEAMELFKLPRNLGQAENGDEVTVGIGRFGPFVKQGSTYASLKAEDDPYVIELPRALQLVQEKLEAIANRIIQDFGNGVQVLNGRYGPYITDGEKNARIPKDRDPKTLTEAECIELLAAAPVKKPRGGKAAKKTAAKKVAAKKTAAAKDAPAKKTAVKKAATKKTAAKKATARKTAAKKTATKKTAAKKAATTKTAAKTARVAD; this is translated from the coding sequence ATGGCAAAGAACCTCCTCATCGTCGAATCGCCGGCCAAGGCCAAGACGATCAACAAGTACCTGGGCACCGACTTCCAGGTGCTGGCGTCGTACGGTCACGTGCGTGACCTGCGGCCGAAGGAGGGCGCGGTCGACCCCGATCACGGCTTCGCCATGGCCTACGAAGTGATCGACCGCAACGAGAAGCACGTCGACGCCATCGCCAAGGCGGCCAGCAAGGCCAGCAGCATCTATCTCGCCACCGACTTGGATCGCGAAGGCGAGGCCATTTCCTGGCACATCAGCGAGATCCTCCGGGAGCGCGGCCTGCTCGAGGGCAAGGACGTCCAGCGCGTGGTCTTCAGCGAGATCACGCCCAAGGCCATCAAGGAGGCCGTGGCCAACCCGCGCAAGCTCTCCCACGATCTCGTGGACGCCCAGCAGGCGCGCCGGGCCCTCGATTACCTCGTGGGCTTCAACCTGTCGCCGGTGCTCTGGCGCAAGGTGCAGCGGGGCCTCTCGGCCGGCCGCGTGCAGTCGCCGGCGCTGCGTATGATCGTCGAACGCGAGCTGGAGATCGAAGCCTTCAAGGCCCGCGAGTACTGGACCATCCAGGCCAGCCTCGCCCATCCCGAGGGCGCCTTCGAGGCGCGCCTGGTCAAGCTCCACGGCAAGAAGTTCGAGCAGTTCGACCTCACCAATGAGGCCGATGCCCAGGCCGCGCGCACGGCGCTGGAGAAAGCGGCCGCCGGCCGCTTCACCGTCGGCGAGGTCAGCAGCCGCGAACGCAAGCGCCGCCCGGCACCCCCATTCACCACGTCCACGTTGCAGCAGGAAGCCGCGCGCAAGCTCGGTTTCTCCACCAGCCGCACCATGCGCGTGGCGCAGGGCCTCTACGAAGGCGTGGCGCTGGGCAGCGAGGGCAACGTCGGCCTCATCACCTATATGCGTACCGACTCGGTGGCGCTCTCCGACGACGCCGTGGCCGAGCTGCGCGACCTGATCGGTCGCGACTACGGCCGCACGGCGCTGCCCGATGGCCCGCAGGTGTACAAGTCCAAGTCGAAGAACGCACAGGAAGCCCATGAGGCGGTGCGCCCGACCTCGGCCATGCGCACCCCGCGCAGCGTCGCGTCGTTCCTCAACGACGACCAGCGCAAGCTCTACGAGCTGATCTGGAAGCGTACGGTCGCCTGCCAGATGGTCCACGCCACGCTCAACACGGTATCGGTCGAATTCCCGGTCGCCGACTCGGCGTTCCGTTCCACCGGCACGACCGTGGTCGACCCCGGCTTCCTCGCCGTCTACGAGGAAGGCAAGGACCAGAAAAACGAAGACGATGACGAACAGCGTCGCCTGCCGCGCCTGACCCAGGGCGACGTGGTGCCGGTGTCGGCCATCGATGCCGACCAGCACTTCACCGAGCCGCCGCCGCGCTATTCCGAAGCCAGCCTGGTGAAGACGCTCGAGGAATACGGCATCGGCCGCCCGTCGACCTACGCCAGCATCATCCAGGTGCTCATCAGCCGAGAGTACGTGCTGCTGGAGAACCGTCGTTTCCGTCCGACCGACGTCGGCCGCGCGGTGAGCCAGTTCCTTTCAGGGCATTTCGCGCAATACGTCGATTACGATTTCACCGCCCGCCTGGAAGACGAACTGGATGCGGTCAGCCGCGGTGAGGAGCAGTGGGTGCCCTTGCTCGAGCGATTCTGGCAGCCGTTCAAGACCCTGGTCGACGACAAAACCGAAAGCGTGGACCGCAGCGAGGCCACCGGCGCACGCGAACTGGGCAACGATCCCAAGAGCGGCAAGCCCGTCTCGGTGCGCCTGGGCCGTTACGGCGCTTACGCGCAGATCGGCAGCAAGGACGATGAAGACAAGCCCACCTACGCCAGCCTGCGCCCTGGCCAGAGCATGCACACCATCACCCTCGACGAGGCGATGGAGCTGTTCAAGCTGCCGCGCAACCTCGGCCAGGCCGAGAACGGCGACGAGGTGACCGTGGGCATCGGTCGCTTCGGGCCCTTCGTGAAGCAGGGCAGCACCTACGCCTCGCTCAAGGCCGAGGACGATCCCTACGTCATCGAGTTGCCCCGCGCGTTGCAGCTGGTGCAGGAGAAGCTCGAGGCCATCGCCAACCGCATCATCCAGGACTTCGGCAACGGCGTGCAGGTGCTCAACGGGCGCTACGGCCCGTACATCACCGACGGCGAAAAGAACGCGCGCATCCCGAAGGATCGCGATCCCAAGACGCTTACCGAAGCCGAGTGCATCGAGCTTCTCGCGGCCGCTCCGGTGAAGAAGCCGCGTGGCGGCAAGGCGGCCAAGAAGACCGCCGCCAAGAAGGTCGCGGCGAAGAAGACGGCGGCCGCCAAGGACGCCCCGGCGAAGAAGACCGCGGTGAAGAAGGCGGCCACCAAGAAGACGGCGGCGAAGAAAGCCACGGCCAGGAAGACCGCGGCGAAGAAGACCGCGACGAAGAAAACGGCTGCGAAGAAGGCCGCGACCACGAAGACCGCCGCCAAGACGGCGCGCGTCGCGGACTGA
- the erpA gene encoding iron-sulfur cluster insertion protein ErpA, translated as MAPTAPAPDYRSAGAPLVFTEAAARKVHELIEEEGNASLKLRVYISGGGCSGFQYGFTFDEEQAEDDLAVSRDGVTLLVDPLSLQYLTGAEIDYTESFSGSQFVIRNPNAKTTCGCGSSFSA; from the coding sequence ATGGCTCCCACCGCCCCGGCGCCGGACTACCGTTCGGCCGGCGCGCCACTGGTCTTCACCGAGGCAGCCGCCCGCAAGGTGCACGAGCTGATCGAGGAGGAAGGCAACGCCTCGCTCAAGCTGCGCGTGTACATCAGCGGCGGCGGCTGTTCCGGTTTCCAGTACGGCTTCACCTTCGACGAGGAACAGGCCGAAGACGACCTCGCCGTTTCCCGCGACGGCGTCACCCTGCTGGTCGATCCGCTTTCGCTGCAGTACCTCACCGGCGCCGAAATCGACTACACCGAATCGTTCAGCGGTTCGCAATTCGTCATCCGCAATCCCAACGCGAAGACGACCTGCGGCTGCGGCTCGTCCTTCAGCGCGTGA
- a CDS encoding MFS transporter, translated as MSQFSLLGKRRFAPFFWTQALGAFNDNAFRNAMVMLVAFQMALPDAQVSLYTNLAPALFILPYFLFSATAGQLAEKFEKTRIIRFVKLFEIAAMAIAAVGFLTHHVSLLLVVLFLMGVHSTVFGPIKYSILPQALERGELVGGNALVETGTQLAMLVGMILGNSLMLIAGYGTVAASLATIVIAVTGYVASRAIPVAPATAPDLRFNWNPLSETWRVLKITHDDRAVWNAVLGISWFWFFGTVMIAQLPNYTRHVLHGDGSVNTLALTLFSLGTGAGSLLCERLSNRRVEIGLVPMGAFGLTVFAADLFFARPSIEADATVNALAFLSAPGAWRVALDLTMIGAFAGFYVVPLFAFVQSRAPRDKLSRVIAGNNIVNALLICTASGFGIGLTMMGLDTPTIFLITAVVNVAVAVYIFTLVPEFMMRFITWVLVNTLYRVRVDGLKNVPDEGAALVVCNHVSFMDPLILMASVRRPMRFVMYHKIFNIPVLKFVFRTAKAIPIAGRNEDAALMEEAFDRIDEALAAGEVVCIFPEGGLTRDGGIAPFRPGVDRILARRPVPVVPLALRGMWGSIFSRRDSALRRARLPRRFWSRIELVGGEALPVGTANAAVLQARVGELRGDKA; from the coding sequence ATGTCCCAGTTCTCGCTCCTCGGTAAACGCCGCTTCGCGCCGTTCTTCTGGACGCAGGCGCTGGGCGCCTTCAACGACAATGCCTTCCGCAACGCCATGGTCATGCTGGTGGCGTTCCAGATGGCGCTGCCCGATGCGCAGGTGTCGCTCTACACCAACCTCGCGCCCGCGCTGTTCATCCTGCCGTATTTCCTTTTCTCGGCCACCGCGGGCCAGCTCGCCGAGAAATTCGAGAAGACGCGGATCATTCGCTTCGTGAAGCTCTTCGAGATCGCCGCGATGGCGATCGCGGCCGTGGGTTTCCTCACCCACCACGTGTCGCTCTTGCTGGTGGTGCTGTTCCTGATGGGCGTGCATTCCACCGTGTTCGGCCCGATCAAGTACTCCATCCTTCCCCAGGCGCTCGAGCGCGGCGAACTCGTGGGCGGCAACGCGCTGGTGGAGACGGGTACCCAGCTCGCCATGCTGGTCGGCATGATCCTGGGCAACTCGCTGATGCTGATCGCCGGCTACGGCACCGTGGCCGCGTCGCTGGCGACGATCGTCATCGCGGTGACGGGCTACGTCGCTTCGCGGGCGATTCCCGTCGCGCCGGCGACGGCGCCGGATCTGAGATTCAACTGGAATCCGTTGAGCGAGACCTGGCGGGTGCTGAAGATCACCCACGACGATCGCGCGGTATGGAACGCGGTGCTGGGTATCTCGTGGTTCTGGTTCTTCGGCACGGTGATGATCGCCCAGTTGCCCAACTACACCCGCCACGTGCTGCACGGCGACGGCTCGGTGAATACGCTGGCGCTCACGCTGTTCTCGCTGGGCACGGGCGCGGGCTCGTTGTTGTGCGAGCGGTTGTCGAACCGGCGCGTGGAGATCGGCCTGGTGCCCATGGGAGCCTTCGGCCTGACCGTGTTCGCCGCCGACCTGTTCTTCGCCCGGCCGTCCATCGAAGCGGACGCGACGGTGAACGCGCTGGCGTTTCTCTCCGCGCCCGGCGCATGGCGCGTGGCGCTCGACCTCACCATGATCGGCGCCTTCGCCGGCTTCTACGTGGTGCCGCTGTTCGCCTTCGTGCAGAGCCGTGCGCCGCGCGACAAGCTGTCGCGCGTGATCGCGGGCAACAACATCGTCAACGCGTTGCTGATCTGCACCGCCTCGGGCTTCGGCATCGGCCTGACGATGATGGGGCTGGATACGCCGACGATCTTCCTGATCACCGCGGTCGTCAATGTCGCCGTGGCGGTGTACATCTTCACGCTCGTGCCGGAATTCATGATGCGGTTCATCACCTGGGTGCTGGTGAACACGCTCTACCGCGTGCGCGTCGATGGCCTGAAGAACGTACCCGACGAGGGCGCGGCACTGGTGGTGTGCAACCACGTGAGCTTCATGGATCCGCTGATCCTGATGGCCAGCGTGCGTCGTCCGATGCGCTTCGTGATGTACCACAAGATCTTCAACATCCCGGTGCTGAAGTTCGTGTTCCGCACGGCGAAGGCCATCCCCATCGCGGGTCGCAACGAAGATGCCGCGCTCATGGAGGAGGCCTTCGATCGCATCGACGAAGCCCTCGCGGCCGGCGAGGTGGTGTGCATCTTCCCCGAAGGCGGGTTGACGCGCGACGGCGGCATCGCACCGTTCCGTCCGGGTGTCGATCGCATCCTGGCGCGCCGTCCGGTGCCGGTGGTGCCGCTGGCCCTGCGCGGCATGTGGGGCAGCATCTTCAGCCGGCGCGACAGCGCCTTGAGGCGCGCGCGTTTGCCGCGGCGGTTCTGGTCGCGGATCGAGCTGGTGGGCGGGGAGGCGTTGCCGGTGGGTACCGCCAATGCGGCGGTGCTTCAGGCGCGCGTCGGCGAACTACGCGGCGACAAGGCCTAG
- the blaOXA gene encoding class D beta-lactamase, with product MVRLPSFLLALLALFATTVHASEWREHPEWGQAFAEAHVKGTMLVYAEGDGTMHVWNAERARHPYVPASTFKVFNAMVAIDTGAVKDEFETLAWDGKKRSIAEWNRANSLASGMRYSTVWFYQEMARRAGQQRMQSWIDKVGYGNRDISGGIDAFWLGGGLRISAEQQVAFLRRLADGTLPFSQRAQEIARRITVYEAGSDFILHAKTGWGGHAAQDDPDENKAHDLGWYVGWVEHGGKRWFFAMNLDIVTPEDGNQRVELARKLLAGMGAFGKP from the coding sequence ATGGTCCGCTTGCCATCCTTTCTCCTCGCACTGCTCGCGCTCTTCGCCACCACGGTCCACGCGAGCGAATGGCGCGAACATCCCGAATGGGGCCAGGCCTTCGCCGAGGCCCACGTCAAGGGCACGATGCTGGTCTACGCCGAAGGCGACGGCACGATGCACGTGTGGAACGCCGAACGTGCTCGCCATCCGTACGTGCCGGCTTCCACCTTCAAGGTATTCAACGCCATGGTCGCCATCGACACGGGCGCCGTGAAGGACGAGTTCGAAACCCTCGCCTGGGACGGCAAGAAACGTTCGATCGCCGAATGGAACCGCGCCAACAGCCTGGCCAGCGGCATGCGCTATTCCACCGTATGGTTCTACCAGGAGATGGCGCGCCGCGCGGGGCAGCAGCGCATGCAGTCGTGGATCGACAAGGTGGGTTACGGCAACCGCGACATCTCGGGCGGCATCGACGCCTTCTGGCTCGGCGGTGGCCTGCGCATTTCGGCCGAACAGCAGGTGGCGTTCCTGCGCCGCCTCGCCGACGGCACGCTGCCGTTCTCGCAACGCGCCCAGGAGATCGCCCGCCGCATCACCGTGTACGAGGCGGGCAGCGATTTCATCCTGCATGCGAAGACCGGCTGGGGCGGACATGCCGCGCAGGACGACCCGGACGAAAACAAGGCGCACGACCTCGGTTGGTACGTCGGCTGGGTGGAACACGGCGGCAAACGCTGGTTCTTCGCGATGAACCTCGACATCGTGACGCCGGAGGACGGGAACCAGCGGGTGGAACTGGCGAGGAAACTGCTGGCGGGGATGGGGGCGTTCGGCAAGCCCTGA
- a CDS encoding L-threonylcarbamoyladenylate synthase, with protein MRRFDAATVDAAVALLRGGGVLAYPTEAVYGLGCDPHDRIAFERLFALKERPATQGVLLIAADVEQVEPYIDLASVPDEVLAQARASWPGPNTWVFPRSAKVPDWVAGAHAGIALRVTAHEPAALLCRAFGAPLVSTSANPHGEPPARDVATLERYFGDRLDGAMDAPLGGLDRPTVIRDALSGAIIRA; from the coding sequence ATGCGTCGCTTCGATGCGGCTACCGTCGACGCGGCCGTCGCGCTGTTGCGCGGCGGCGGCGTACTCGCCTATCCCACCGAGGCCGTCTACGGACTGGGATGCGATCCGCACGACCGGATCGCCTTCGAGCGTCTGTTCGCGCTGAAGGAACGGCCCGCGACGCAGGGCGTGTTGCTCATCGCGGCGGATGTCGAGCAGGTGGAGCCCTACATCGATCTCGCCTCGGTGCCCGACGAAGTGCTGGCGCAGGCGCGAGCCTCCTGGCCCGGCCCCAACACCTGGGTGTTCCCGCGCAGCGCGAAGGTGCCCGACTGGGTGGCCGGCGCGCACGCGGGCATCGCCCTGCGGGTCACGGCGCACGAACCCGCCGCCTTGCTCTGCCGGGCTTTCGGCGCGCCCCTGGTATCCACCAGCGCCAATCCCCATGGCGAGCCACCCGCCCGCGACGTCGCCACCCTCGAACGCTATTTCGGCGACCGTCTCGACGGCGCCATGGACGCCCCCCTGGGTGGCCTCGACCGGCCCACGGTCATCCGCGACGCGCTGTCCGGCGCTATCATCCGGGCCTGA